Genomic segment of Leptidea sinapis chromosome 30, ilLepSina1.1, whole genome shotgun sequence:
TGATATTTCAAtagaatttttgtaaaaaagaaaTCAGTGAGTGAAGTtgttacatataaaataaagtataatcacttgttcaatataatacaacattatattatacgTAATTACAGTTTTTACATATTAAACTTTTCAAAAATCCACTCTCAAATTATGGAGTTTGTGctcacaaaattaattattaatctagAAATCTTACCTGTCAGGTCATGACTCATGGGGCGAAATAGTGTGGGGCCACGGAAGAGGCCGCGAAGCGAATGAAATTTGTCTAAAGATTTATGAATAAGATTTGCATGACCAATGATTTACTATGTAAGTTCGTGTGATTATTTCTcgacataattattttttttagttcatAAAATATGTGACTGATAAAccaggcttttttatttttattttgaaatagcgGTGTATAACAGTTAATACATATTAGCAAACTTGGTGCAGCATTGGTTTTCCCTCAAGTGCCAATATTACATTGGTTGCACTCATCTTCGCCATGGCGTCTCTGGTTTCCACCGTTGCACttcctaaatgcggcaatataactgaaaaaaaaattttacattGATACTTGAATATTGAATTTCTTACAAAAGAAAGATATCCGAACAAATTATAATTACTCAGTCACCTAAGTCGTAGTAAGGACCTTTTActcacccccttattcataatagtctgctaacttaaagcattgctaattctcactctgtcttcttctattgacctaagtcagaatgagaaagaacactcctaagcggctgtttaaaattagcggaccattatgaataagggggtcagTGTTTACAGGAAACGGCTACCAACTTCTTTGGTTTAGTTAGGCTCGTCTATTACCAGAGCCTACATTTGATCATATTATGTGAATAATTTGAACTAAACTAAACTAGAGTGATAGctggataatattataattattaaagtgaaactcttATAACATCGCCTCAAATTTTTTCCATGTATCCCATGTCGAATTACAGCTGGCCGCGGAGTAGGGGTGAGTTGAATCATTAATGTCAACTACTGCTTTCCAGTCAAGTTGAGCGAGTAATTTAAGGCTCCAGGTTTAAGCTCTGGTTCCCGAGAGGGAGCGTGGGTTTGAACCCCATACCTGAGaatggtattttattaaatattatatttttattttatgaatgagaaaaacataatatgtgtaaaattaatgtttctttCGATtgttatgctgatattaatatctATGCTATTTTGCGAAATGAAGTTTCACTTGCATGGTGGTTCGTAAAACAACACAATGgctttttaattcttttttattgatatgaatTTCAATGTTAAAAACACTGAAAATTACCTATTTCATTTTCTAGTTCGTAAGGTACACAATCTTTCGTAGGTTAAACGGATACAAGAGgacttttattcttatttttttatagtgaaatgactggggtATTATGACTAAACATCTCGTGTCTTAAAGTAAATAGCGCAATGGCaccgccgctcagaatttagtgtttcaagaatccttagtaGCACCTTACAAATACCTGTTAATTTCAACAGATAGCTCGCCTTATtaattcttaatatataaattttttgcaAGCGTAACATTGAAAACCCAGTTGCGTCACCCCAGCAACCTATAAAcctcaaaatatgttttttgcgTATGAATTGAGTTGAATGTAAATTCtgtcccccttattcataatagtctgctaacttaaagcattgctaattctcactctgtcttcttctattgacctaagtcagaatgagaaaaaacactcctaagcggctgtttaaagttagctatatactagtggacccaacagacgttgtcctgtacacacgtctaaaatcggtccagccgttaggaggagttcactaacatacacatgagcaggagaattatattatatggacagaattgagaatctaaaccaatctcaaattcactggaacacacaataatatcatcaaaatcggtccagccgtttaggaggtagttcaattgtgaatctaaaccatacTCGGGATATAGGGGATTcgccccttgaactcacacaaaaaatttcatcaaaatcggtccagccgtctaggaggagttcagtgacacaCACGCatacgcacacaagaaatatatatataaagattataatatGGATGAAATTTCTTATACTTACAGCAATTTGGTAATGCTACCAATGGGTGATCCTGTGGTATTGGTTCCGGCGTCGTGACGTCTAGACCAGCGGCGAAGATACGCTGTTCCTTCAGTGCCTCGTACAATGCATCTTGGTCAATTACACCTGCcgacaaataatataatatagtacaagtacggaagtctcactttgtaaaataaattaaagaaatagggactcttgcggtcatacaataagttgtaattcagatcgcacagagctactaatctatatttttattcacctagaagttgcctctctttctatcgcgtgactcttacctcttctgacgacattagggttgacttttttttacctaaaactgtacctacctagtattaggtcatcttataaaaatagctcagtttttttttaaatataaatagctatgtaatcgtaattttaaaatcaatattatttcgttgtcaaacctacaggAGTAGATAgaaatgtatgcgttggaacaccacaacatagtcaaacctacttagtataagTATAGGAAATAAAAAGGTAGATCattaatggtaatttcattataataataatcactttaaattagattttttccGCATCTTAAGCAagcttcaaaaattaaattacgaCCGCATTCAtctttaatatgctttgctttatttatgtttctccattttctAAATATCGGTCGGATCGGTGAAGTAGGTAGGAAGTAGGAAGGTTGTAGTCAACAaagcaaagagtataataatatatagggaaaagagagccctctctactcattatgagctgtctatttgaaaactagcgccatctggagattggccccgaaaataactatataaaagctcgaaattataaaattcatttttaatgttgtgacgcaattaaataactaactccactttttaatgtaggtattgaaattttttaccatgttgaaattgcgcgtagagttagttatttaatttttttataaaggatagatttattagtgtaatatgcaaaatggaacacgagagctacatacatgagcaaacgctagaagtagccgccattttatgaccagtgggcagtgaaataaataaagaaaagttgaaaggtttcaaagcgagtgacagctgacgaAGCTTtaattttcgggccaactaacagatggcactacagtcttctgaaaacgtcactataaggcgtctgtcccacccctgctaCAAAGCTTGCACGTGCGTCACTGCTCGCTTTGTGTCCCTTCTGGCTGGCCTActgtgtagaggccgccgcatgtacttacgatttcgatacctacacgagGAGTGAGACAGGTCTGTTGCCGATTAGTTACGAATTGtgtattattattcatttcaaaAGAACCACACAGTGACACCGGATTTGCTATGGTTATTATCTCATATGCGTAACTGTGACTAATGTAAATGATACAATACATAAAGAAGTAGATATAGATGAACTATTgcatatacctatattataaattGGATATTTCCGAAACGACTTCGAGGAAAGGTTGATTTCATGTGAATAATTCATACTCaatcaaaatatgtttttcgTCTTTAGCggcaaatataatttaaaatgatatttggATAAATTTGATTGAACAATCGGATTTCATGTTctcgcaaaaaaaaaacagctttgataaataatatgaagaGATTATAATATTGACCAATAAAATACTTCAACAAACTATTAAATTTACTTGATTTTACAAGCGTTATCGTCTCTCGATTATGcttttttatcaataaacaacTACGAGCACACTGCCCCACTTTTTCGTTGCGGTCAGCTTTATAATAATGTGATAATGTTGGGTGTTGTCGACCTCATGGTTGTcgaagtttatatattattatatacatctaAGATATACACAGTTGCGAGCACGGAAAAGAAAAAACTagttttctgttctgtggttgGGAGGACAGATATTAAAGTGacaaattattaactattaagcacatacattttttttaaatattaacacactttgaCACTAATTATCTGGCCGCAAACTAGACATAGATAGTACTTTGGGCGCATATTTAATGGGATATAGGTACCTATGTATTGAACATACTTTAATAggtacatattatgttataattgactcagaaacaaacatccacacACATCATATAAATGAAGCACATGTGTGCACACATGAAGCCATTCTCCAGTCTCCATGAGCCTACGTTACAAACCATACTTCTTAACGGCCgtcacaattattaattattcttcgATGGAAGCATTATTCTTCGATAttacactgacctctactatttaccactggactggcggctgctATTACTGTTTGCGGCGTTTgtacctgtttgatattcgccgttttggcgctgttggccatagcgagagtacggtactaaaactagtgacgacaacctcagctaaacaaacatcgatagatggtgggaaactatttggGAAAAATTGTATACTTAAtaacgttgattcctgaagtataaataacacgcaAAACTaaggaaattaattcaaaatgcaaaaataattcAGAGTACTTTTTTACGCTTTACGCTTCTGTCGcagacatttgtattatacgtcaaaattagttctctggacgctcgccagggggcctactcctttaatcgatattcgatatatcgtggcataaGTCGTGTCGGATCCTACTCATaattacatcgtattcaatgtcgaaacgatgattgaacgaacgaaacatttttcgatattatcggtccttaCCCTACTcgtagttgaaaatgtcagagacgaatattcgaatattacaaatatcacttttacgataatctcaacgacacttTCTAGgttgtcgatgctattatcgtttcaagttgtatagatatatttgccatacaatatacatacttaataaatattattgaaataattatatgagatttactattcaacaggatttttttactactaagtcattttgttgatcgtttatccgtagaaataatgcaaatggccgcctgagaaataggaagtcgaagagaagggttgagttactttttttacattttattatccacaagtattatttattcaattttaaattgccacattatattcattacatatttttttaacatttacattatgtttaAGCGCCTAAActttgttttgacttttgacacttaacagcgacatagcacagataagctttaggtttgaacatatttcattcacactaacatcgtaaaaaaatcaaaatattagtctatggtaacgataaacgataaggaattcgaacatttgttagagtaggatagttgcgatacATTCGGAgcattatcgtatcgttccgaaggtatcgttgtcgattttgcaaGTAGACCTCCTGGCTCGTGGAACAGTCTGTCCAGAAGTATTTATGCAGGTCAGTGAGTAAGTAGCAGTAATTCTAAGTACCAGCAGTTTTCGATTAATAAAATCGTCTAGTTAATATAGAGAATCATACCTCCACGCGCTATGTTCACCAAAACTGCGGTATTCTTCATCATCTTCAGTCTTTCTGCAGTTATGAGGTGTTTGGTTTCCGGAGTGAACGGACAACAAAGCACGACGAAGTCACTTTCCTTCAAAAGATCTTCTAATGAAACTCGAACAGCACCCAAAGATGCAGCTGAAACATTTACATATTTTGCCTTATTTCTGCAGCAGTAAtgtaacattattgtgtttcggtctgaagggcgctacgGCACTAGCTacagctagtggaattactgggcaaatgagacttaacatcttatgtctcaaggagacgagcgcaattgtagtgccgctcagatttttgggtttttcaagaatcctgagcggcacagcattgtaatgggcatttcgtatcaattaccatcagctgaacatcctgctcttctagtcccttattttcattaaaaaaaattaatcaacGGAATAAGAATAGTTACTATTGTTAATGaaaatgtatcaatattaaaaactataagAAATTTGCTACGAGTATCTTCGCAGGATaactttttaacatttacagtcaaaaatagtttattagtTACCATTACTGAACACATTTCTGAAAAAATATCCCACGAAAATTTAGTTCAATTCAGAATTTAATCTCTTAACTATTGTACATACCCCGACAGTATCTTTGGTAATTAGAAACTATTACATAGTATACTTATAGTTATTAGTATACATTACTTATAGTTACTAGTATACATTAATTCGCATAGTACCTTCAGGTTTGTCCGATCTTCCACTGTAAATGAATTTTCCAACATTAAATGCCTTCAGCCGCTGTACAACTGCTTGACCTACTCCCCCCAGACCGACGATCCCAACTGTGCTGCCAGCAATATGACGGCCCAAGCTCCATTGTACACCATACTTCCATTGTCCCCttaaattttatagttattgATTAGATATCTGGTAAGCAGCAATAGCCGGTATAATTTAATGTGTTTAAGTACCTCAATACCTACTGATTTAGCCTCATATGTATGTGTTCAGAGGTataaaaactgtaaaaataacgAGACAGTCGATGTTTTTATAATGATTTccatcaattaaataataagccAAGATACACAGCTTACCTTTCCACTTCTTGTATGCCAGCTTTGAACCCTCTCGCAGCACCAATGAGCAGACCCACAGTTATATCCGCAACGGCGTCATCTAAAACGTTCGGGGTATTGCCCAGAGGAAGTCCCCGACGGATAAGTTCTGCGACGTCGATGTGGTCGAAACCTGATGCCATGGCTGTGACTACTTTTAATTGAGGACCTTTAGGGAGGTTACaagatattatgtattatgtCAATTAAAAACTGTTATATCAAGGAAGTTtagcaagaatactggcagtaggAATTTCCCCATTGGCTAGCAGGGTTGATCCGTTGGCCTAAATAACTGCTAGGACTTGGATTTCTAACAGCACCATTGATACACATACATGGTACTTTGtacatttaattcaaattcaaatatacttttatttaaacaaaacaaattttaattaaaactatcgttacggggatgtgtaccaaaaatactggcagcatttccgcatcGGATATTTTTACTTTGTTCGCGCGTCTAGATCAAACAGACCATGTGTATCGACACCTAACGACGCTATACAAGACTAACTGTTATCAACATATTTGTGACTTTTTCTGTCTTCAACAGTCGAAGCAGTAGCAACCAGCCTTGTCCACACCACACCTTCAATGTGcccaggcactaggatcatgccatcaggacgcttgccatcgcaaCGAGTCTTTTTGGCGCTAACATTGCTGTTATAGAAACACAAATGCTCTGCGGTTGATTTCATTGAGCCCTGCGTGACGACTGATATGGCGATATCGATTTTAGACAGGATAGCCCGTGTTGGTGGCAAATTAGATCGTATTTCAAGTATCTTACGGCAGAGATCACCTCACTCAGTTGAATTTCCCACGAGCAACTAAAAGGTTTTTTACCagattgttcataaattttggattTGGTGTTGTGGTGTCTACATGATATAATTGAATAACTTGTCTGGCCAattcctatattttttataacgttatgataataattatattatgtacccatTTCGTTATTGAAGTCTCAGCATAACTTAAAATGACTATCTTCGCCCATGCAGGCCTTTAATCTGTATGGCCACAAATCTATGGACTGACACTAGACGCATTTTTGCATGAGAAGATTATTCAATGCTTGTTCTAGAGAATTCTGAAGCGAGTCGCTTAGAGCAGGTCATATCTTCTAAAACTGGCTATAATTTTAAGACCAAGGACTTCAGCTCTGGGTCTGACGAGGGGCAATCTTCAGCTATTACAAAGTCCGGACTGTTTACTTTCAGCCAAGAATGGGTAGTACCTGCCTTGTGAACAGTTGCAAGGTCTTGCTGGAAAGTCGAAGGTACATTTTTAAGAAGCGTATTGTTAAGAGGTTTCACAATATTACCTAAGAGAGTCTCTTTCACACTTCACTCTGGCAACTCGTCTTCACACCTTTTTGACAAAAATGAATTTTTGTTACTCCTTGATAAGACATTCCCTACCACTTGTGAAGCTTCTCTGGTGCTATGAGAGTTCATTTTGCTTCGTGAAAAGCTTATTTCAGTATTTTCCGCCCGCGTATCGGGACAGCATGCATTTTGACTGAGCCAATCTCTTTAATTGGCAAATCCTGTAGGTATATAGACGATAAGCACCAAGCTTCATGTCTCCTATGATACCCACGCTAAAGCACCCAAGCGGGATTGTTCAtttctcattatattattactttgttTTCTTATAGAACTTCAAATTCTGGCTGTTTTAAAAGCACGCGGCCGCCCCTTTTTTTTGTAGTCGTTGACATAAGATGTGCTGGTCACCGATAGAACAATATACGAGCATATGACCTAACCTAGCTTTTGAAGTGTCTTGAAAATATGTTTCATTTTTTGCAAGGCAATCTCAgtaattctgttttctttaacACCCCTTTCCAGTAGAGTTTTAATAATGACTCCTAATTAATATGTCAAATGGCGGGAAATGATGAAAGTGTCTAAGATAATAAATACgttccaaatttgaaaaaaaaagtgtgtgtgtcagcttcGACGCACGACTAGAGTTTattcctcaagaacgattgtctttgaacaggtactaaacaaaatcaagtccaatggaatcggttacaaacagacataccgcaggagctaataaaagcgtattgaCTAAAAAATCAAAAGATCTTTAATgctcaaaatatgtcaggaaatacccaaacacaactcctgtgaaaagcggaactcaaaattccaataataaaaggtccatcaaggaacttacattttggcacaccctaataggtatattatactacatgCGTAAGCTATCAAGAAaagtgcgcgagaaatgatgcgcatcaaaaacgttactatcccatttgagtaggttttactctccatatttttctcataccgggcgccttatatgaaaatcgattcttaaggagtaaacttcaaaaaaatttgatataGACCTTTTTAAGTTGTAACGATATttatggtaatattttaatttccgCGCTAAGGCCATTGTTgtaaatatatacatagtaattgaaaaacataatatgtagttaaataaaattaccagCTAAATCTAAAATTTCTTCTGTAAGTTTATGTTTTGTATTCCAAATCAACGCGTCGTATCCAaatatgtttttctttattGTAGGGAGACATTCCGGCTGGTGGTCTAGATATGGTAACACTGTTGCTTCTAATCTATAAAAGTTaaatagatttattaaaaaataatatagttcTTGGCTCGCACGTTCCGTATCTCCGCTCAAGTTTTCTGGAGTTCACTATATCAGTTGATAGGGTTTCTTGTAGGTGCAAAAAGAAACAACAAAGTGGTGTAGATTTAAGTGTTTTTatgtttaacttaatttttatgaaaataagggacgagatgagcaggacgttcagctgatggattaATGCAAGTGCCGAATctttaaaaaccccaaaaaatctggacaacactacaatcgcgctcgtcaccttgagagtctcattttcccagtaatttcacaagctacggcgcccttcagaccgaaatacattactgccttacggcagaaatacgcgccgtaatctagccggcctcctgtgcaaaggagcctcccactggtaactaaGGTAGGGAAACGAATCGCGTTTAAAGTTTGTCAACATAGAAATTAGGATTAGGAGATAAAAATACAGGGAGATAGACCTACtaaaattgatataatttaCGAGTTTATTCACGGCTAGATAATACCTAAGATGTTATGAGGGGAAAGATGGCTGCATGCAAGCATGGACGCACCCATTTTCTTTTGGGTGATGATTTATGTCACACTTTGCTATTATTTGAACCTAATATTTTCGGACACTGTCTTTATAACTGTGCATAAAAGATACACTTTATCACGGATTATGTATTGAGATGTCTTCTGAAATACTAATCCTAAACATTATTTCACAATGttctcataataatattatacttatatatgtATAGGTTACATATCTTtattcacatattatatttgcATTTTAAGTTGATGCATTAACTCAATTCAGAAATATTTTCAGGTTTAATaggatattttttaaaactgctCAAGTAATTCAAATCGTTCGAGTATTTGTGTTACATCATCTTGCACAggctgaataaatattttttaaatgctgaAACTGTTaatgacaattattataaaagtggaGTATCTTGCCACGTCATTTCATTAAAACACAATCACTTATCTGGATCCCTCGGTGTCCCTTTCTCTTCATctataaaatgttaatgtaggtaattaactaaaaatgttaacactgggtattatattatataaatttataatttattatctagCCGTGAATAAACTTCAAGTATGACTTTCTCtttaataaaaatgacattCGTTCATATTCAGAAGTATTAGATTCTGTAAGAAAATATGAACGATTACGAAAATAACAGCACGAAAATACGGACGATTACGAAATTTATGAAACTAACATTTCTGTACGAAAATACTAATGATTACTAGATTTAGCATGATTTAGATGTAGAATTCAAGAGTTGGCAAGATAAAGATGTAGAAAAAGGATACAACTAAGATAGAACAAATTTTGGGCACTGAAACATATCATACCTGCTCAAAAACAAAGACGATCATATtagcttaaaatcaaaaatatttaacagaTGTATCCCTCGCATAACATATGGCTGACAAACTTAGGAGCTCAGTAAGCCGTAAGACTctcaaataataactatttaataattatgttaacatttaactaataatttttttagt
This window contains:
- the LOC126973898 gene encoding glyoxylate reductase/hydroxypyruvate reductase-like, which encodes MSLKRVLVVNKTFPKAGLELLQTKLEATVLPYLDHQPECLPTIKKNIFGYDALIWNTKHKLTEEILDLAGPQLKVVTAMASGFDHIDVAELIRRGLPLGNTPNVLDDAVADITVGLLIGAARGFKAGIQEVERGQWKYGVQWSLGRHIAGSTVGIVGLGGVGQAVVQRLKAFNVGKFIYSGRSDKPEAASLGAVRVSLEDLLKESDFVVLCCPFTPETKHLITAERLKMMKNTAVLVNIARGGVIDQDALYEALKEQRIFAAGLDVTTPEPIPQDHPLVALPNCFILPHLGSATVETRDAMAKMSATNVILALEGKPMLHQVC